Proteins encoded within one genomic window of Brenneria nigrifluens DSM 30175 = ATCC 13028:
- the purU gene encoding formyltetrahydrofolate deformylase: MQSQNIQRKVLRTICPDAKGLIAKITNICYKHELNIVQNNEFVDHRTGRFFMRTELEGIFNDTTLLADLDGALPEGSVRELTSAGNRRIVILVTKEAHCLGDLLMKSVYGGLDVEIAAVIGNHETLRTLVERFEIPFHLVSHEGLTREEHDQQMIAQIDQYQPDYVVLAKYMRVLTPAFVQHYPNQVINIHHSFLPAFIGARPYHQAYERGVKIIGATAHYVNDSLDEGPIIMQDVIHVDHTYTADDMMRAGRDVEKNVLSRALYRVLAQRVFVYGNRTIIL, translated from the coding sequence ATGCAATCCCAGAATATACAAAGAAAAGTTTTACGCACCATTTGCCCTGACGCCAAAGGGCTTATCGCAAAAATCACCAATATTTGTTACAAGCACGAACTTAATATCGTGCAAAATAACGAGTTTGTGGATCATCGCACCGGGCGTTTTTTCATGCGCACCGAACTGGAAGGTATTTTCAACGATACAACCCTGCTGGCCGATCTGGACGGCGCGCTTCCCGAGGGTTCGGTTCGTGAACTGACCAGCGCCGGCAACCGCCGGATTGTCATTCTGGTGACCAAGGAAGCCCACTGTCTGGGCGATTTATTAATGAAAAGCGTCTACGGCGGACTGGACGTTGAAATTGCCGCGGTTATCGGCAACCATGAAACATTACGCACCCTGGTTGAGCGGTTTGAGATCCCGTTCCATCTGGTCAGCCATGAGGGGCTTACCCGGGAAGAGCACGATCAACAGATGATCGCGCAGATTGACCAATATCAGCCGGATTACGTGGTGCTGGCAAAATACATGCGGGTGTTGACCCCGGCGTTTGTGCAGCATTATCCGAATCAGGTCATCAACATTCACCACTCCTTCCTGCCGGCCTTTATCGGCGCGCGGCCGTACCACCAGGCCTATGAGCGCGGCGTGAAAATCATCGGCGCCACGGCGCACTACGTAAACGACAGTCTGGACGAAGGCCCGATCATTATGCAGGACGTTATTCACGTCGACCATACCTACACGGCCGATGATATGATGCGGGCCGGACGCGATGTCGAGAAAAACGTGTTAAGCCGCGCGCTTTACCGGGTGCTGGCGCAGCGTGTTTTTGTCTACGGGAATCGCACCATTATCCTTTAA
- the adhE gene encoding bifunctional acetaldehyde-CoA/alcohol dehydrogenase — protein sequence MAVTNVAELNALVARVKKAQHEFANFTQEQVDRIFRAAALAASDARIPLAKMAVAESGMGIVEDKVIKNHFASEYIYNAYQDEKTCGILSTDDAFGTITIAEPIGLICGIVPTTNPTSTAIFKALISLKTRNGIIFSPHPRAKNATNKAADIVLQAAIAAGAPKDIIGWIDQPSVELSNQLMHHPDINLILATGGPGMVKAAYSSGKPAIGVGAGNTPVVIDETADIKRAVASILMSKTFDNGVICASEQSVIVVDSVYNAVRERFASHGAYMLKGKELQAVQAILLKNGALNAAIVGQPAPKIAELAGITVPANTKVLIGEVTVVDETEPFAHEKLSPTLAMYRATDFNDAVIKAEKLVAMGGIGHTSCLYTDQDNQTARVNHFGDMMKTARILINTPASQGGIGDLYNFKLAPSLTLGCGSWGGNSISENVGPKHLINKKTVAKRAENMLWHKLPKSIYFRRGSLPIALEEVASDGAKRAFIVTDRFLFNNGYVDQVANVLKNQGLETEVFFEVEADPTLSIVRKGAEQMNSFKPDVIIALGGGSPMDAAKIMWVMYEHPDTHFEELALRFMDIRKRIYKFPKMGVKAKMIAVTTTSGTGSEVTPFAVVTDDATGQKYPLADYALTPDMAIVDANLVMNMPKSLCAFGGLDAVTHALEAYVSVLANEYSDGQALQALKLLKENLPTSYHEGARNPVARERVHNAATIAGIAFANAFLGVCHSMAHKLGSEFHIPHGLANAMLISNVIRYNANDNPTKQTTFSQYDRPQARRRYAEIADHLGLTAPGDRTAQKIEKLLKWLEEIKADLGIPTSIREAGVQEADFLAKVDKLSEDAFDDQCTGANPRYPLISELKQILLDAYYGRKFSEHTVQETAEVAAAPAAKAAKQAKKVTN from the coding sequence ATGGCCGTAACCAATGTTGCTGAACTTAACGCACTGGTCGCAAGAGTAAAAAAGGCACAGCACGAATTTGCCAATTTTACCCAGGAACAAGTCGACAGAATCTTCCGGGCGGCCGCACTCGCTGCTTCCGATGCCCGGATCCCCTTGGCGAAGATGGCTGTCGCCGAATCCGGGATGGGGATTGTAGAAGATAAAGTGATTAAAAACCACTTTGCTTCCGAATATATTTACAACGCCTATCAGGATGAAAAAACCTGCGGCATCCTCTCCACCGATGACGCATTCGGCACCATTACCATCGCCGAACCTATCGGTCTGATTTGCGGTATCGTGCCGACCACCAACCCCACTTCCACCGCGATTTTTAAAGCCCTGATCAGTCTGAAAACCCGTAACGGCATTATCTTTTCCCCGCATCCGCGGGCAAAAAACGCCACCAACAAAGCGGCGGATATCGTGCTGCAGGCGGCTATCGCCGCCGGTGCGCCCAAAGATATCATCGGCTGGATCGACCAGCCTTCCGTCGAACTTTCCAATCAATTAATGCACCACCCGGATATCAACCTGATTCTGGCGACGGGCGGACCGGGTATGGTTAAGGCCGCATACAGCTCCGGTAAACCGGCCATCGGCGTAGGTGCCGGCAACACGCCGGTGGTTATTGACGAAACCGCGGATATCAAGCGCGCCGTCGCTTCCATCCTGATGTCCAAAACCTTCGATAACGGCGTGATTTGCGCCTCGGAACAATCCGTGATCGTGGTCGACAGCGTTTATAACGCCGTCCGTGAACGTTTTGCCTCCCATGGCGCATACATGCTGAAAGGCAAAGAGTTGCAGGCCGTTCAGGCTATTTTGCTGAAAAACGGCGCGTTGAACGCGGCGATTGTCGGTCAGCCGGCGCCGAAAATCGCTGAACTGGCGGGTATTACCGTGCCGGCGAACACCAAAGTGCTGATCGGCGAGGTCACGGTGGTTGATGAAACCGAACCCTTCGCTCACGAGAAACTGTCGCCGACGCTGGCGATGTATCGTGCTACCGACTTTAACGATGCCGTGATCAAAGCGGAAAAACTGGTGGCGATGGGGGGTATAGGCCACACATCCTGTTTATATACCGATCAGGACAACCAGACAGCTCGCGTAAATCACTTCGGCGACATGATGAAAACCGCCCGTATCCTGATCAACACACCGGCTTCTCAAGGCGGAATCGGCGATCTGTATAACTTCAAACTCGCCCCTTCCCTGACGCTGGGCTGTGGCTCCTGGGGGGGTAACTCCATCTCGGAAAACGTCGGTCCGAAGCACCTGATCAACAAGAAAACGGTAGCCAAGCGAGCAGAAAATATGTTGTGGCATAAACTCCCCAAATCAATCTATTTCCGCCGCGGTTCATTACCGATCGCCCTGGAAGAAGTCGCTTCCGACGGCGCCAAACGCGCATTCATCGTGACCGACCGTTTCCTGTTCAATAACGGCTATGTCGATCAGGTCGCCAACGTACTGAAAAACCAGGGACTGGAGACCGAGGTATTCTTTGAAGTTGAAGCGGATCCAACCCTGAGCATCGTGCGTAAAGGCGCGGAACAAATGAACTCCTTTAAGCCGGACGTCATCATTGCGCTGGGCGGCGGTTCCCCGATGGATGCGGCAAAAATCATGTGGGTTATGTATGAACACCCGGATACGCATTTTGAAGAGCTGGCATTGCGCTTTATGGACATTCGCAAGCGTATTTACAAGTTCCCGAAAATGGGCGTAAAAGCCAAGATGATCGCCGTTACCACTACCTCAGGCACCGGCTCCGAAGTGACGCCGTTTGCCGTGGTGACCGACGATGCGACAGGCCAGAAATATCCACTCGCCGACTACGCATTAACCCCGGACATGGCGATTGTTGACGCCAATCTGGTGATGAATATGCCGAAATCGCTGTGTGCGTTTGGCGGTCTGGATGCCGTTACGCATGCACTGGAAGCCTATGTTTCCGTACTGGCGAACGAATATTCGGACGGTCAGGCGTTGCAGGCGCTGAAGCTGCTGAAAGAAAATCTGCCGACCAGCTATCATGAAGGCGCCAGAAACCCCGTAGCCCGAGAACGCGTGCATAACGCCGCGACCATTGCCGGTATCGCGTTTGCCAACGCCTTCCTGGGAGTCTGTCACTCTATGGCGCATAAACTGGGTTCGGAATTCCACATCCCGCACGGTCTGGCCAACGCCATGTTGATTTCCAACGTTATCCGCTATAACGCCAACGACAACCCGACCAAGCAAACCACCTTCAGTCAATATGACCGTCCGCAGGCTCGCCGTCGCTATGCCGAAATCGCCGACCATCTGGGCCTGACGGCGCCAGGCGACCGTACCGCGCAGAAGATCGAGAAATTGCTGAAGTGGCTGGAAGAGATCAAGGCAGACCTGGGTATTCCGACGTCTATCCGTGAAGCCGGCGTACAGGAAGCCGATTTCCTGGCGAAAGTGGACAAATTGTCCGAAGACGCATTCGACGACCAGTGTACCGGCGCCAACCCGCGCTATCCGCTGATTTCAGAGCTGAAACAGATTCTGTTGGATGCCTATTACGGACGCAAGTTCTCGGAACATACCGTGCAAGAGACTGCCGAAGTCGCTGCCGCACCCGCAGCAAAAGCGGCGAAGCAAGCCAAGAAAGTGACCAACTAA
- a CDS encoding YchJ family protein codes for MSESCPCGSGLPYRSCCQPYLIHAAQPAAPVTLMRSRYTAYVRRDVDYLIATWHPELQPEKWRSSIVESCQDTRWLGLSILATSVGGTPDEGYVEFAARYSSAANKQQTRLIMRERSRFLRHHNRWYYMDGIHLQTGRNEHCPCGSGKKYKKCCGQ; via the coding sequence GTGTCGGAATCTTGCCCCTGTGGCAGCGGGTTGCCATATCGCTCATGCTGCCAGCCATACCTCATCCATGCTGCTCAACCCGCTGCTCCCGTTACCTTGATGCGTTCCCGCTATACCGCCTATGTCAGACGGGATGTGGATTACCTGATTGCGACATGGCACCCCGAACTGCAGCCGGAAAAATGGCGTAGCTCCATTGTCGAAAGTTGTCAGGATACTCGTTGGCTGGGACTTAGCATATTGGCAACCTCCGTCGGCGGCACGCCGGATGAAGGTTATGTCGAGTTCGCCGCACGCTATTCGTCCGCGGCGAACAAACAACAGACAAGATTAATCATGCGGGAGCGCTCACGCTTCCTTCGCCATCATAATCGCTGGTACTATATGGACGGCATTCATTTGCAAACCGGCAGAAACGAGCACTGTCCGTGCGGTTCCGGCAAAAAATACAAAAAGTGTTGCGGACAGTAA
- the rssB gene encoding two-component system response regulator RssB, translating to MEQPLAGKLILVIEDEAVFRSVLSGYLTSLGATVLEAIHGLEALSVLEHHYPDLIICDLKMPMMGGIEFLEHLRLKDNNTPILVISATSQMADVAKVLRLGVQDVLLKPIRDYARLRESVMSCLYPDLFTSPANELEQLMLDMDSLNQSPETVAKLLAQLQPPVQQTLARCRINYRQLTVAEQPGLVLDIAALSEDELAFYCLDVTQAVNNNGTLAALLLRTLFNGVLQEHLANQQHRLPHLPILLKQVNHLLRQASLEGRFPLLVGYYHRELKQLILISAGLNATLNVNERQIALNSGVPLGTLDEAYLNQLNHHCDAWQCQIWGGGGRLRLMLATE from the coding sequence ATGGAACAACCATTGGCGGGTAAACTTATTTTGGTTATTGAGGATGAAGCCGTTTTCCGCTCGGTGCTTTCCGGTTATCTGACTTCGCTTGGCGCTACAGTTTTGGAGGCTATCCATGGTTTGGAGGCGTTAAGCGTTTTGGAGCATCATTATCCTGATTTAATCATCTGCGATCTGAAAATGCCGATGATGGGCGGCATTGAGTTCCTCGAACATCTGCGTTTAAAAGATAACAATACCCCGATACTGGTGATATCCGCGACCAGTCAAATGGCGGATGTGGCAAAAGTTCTGCGGCTTGGCGTACAGGACGTATTGCTGAAGCCCATCCGTGACTATGCCCGCTTGCGTGAGTCGGTTATGTCATGTCTGTATCCGGATTTGTTTACTTCCCCGGCAAATGAGCTTGAGCAACTAATGCTGGATATGGATTCGCTTAATCAGTCGCCTGAAACCGTTGCGAAGCTGTTGGCGCAACTGCAGCCGCCGGTGCAGCAAACGCTTGCGCGTTGCCGAATAAACTACCGCCAGCTTACCGTTGCCGAGCAACCGGGGCTGGTACTCGATATTGCCGCGCTCTCTGAAGATGAGTTGGCGTTCTATTGCCTGGATGTTACCCAGGCGGTAAACAATAACGGCACGCTGGCCGCATTATTACTGCGTACGCTGTTCAACGGGGTGCTTCAGGAGCATTTGGCAAATCAACAGCACCGTTTGCCTCATTTGCCGATTTTATTAAAACAGGTTAATCATCTGCTGCGTCAGGCAAGTCTGGAAGGCCGTTTCCCCCTATTGGTCGGATATTATCATCGGGAATTAAAACAGCTGATACTGATATCCGCCGGTTTAAATGCCACACTGAACGTCAATGAGCGTCAGATCGCGCTCAATAGCGGCGTGCCATTGGGAACGCTTGATGAAGCCTACCTTAATCAGTTAAACCACCATTGTGATGCCTGGCAGTGTCAGATATGGGGAGGCGGAGGTCGTTTACGGCTAATGCTTGCTACAGAATAG
- the galU gene encoding UTP--glucose-1-phosphate uridylyltransferase GalU, producing MSIFNKKVKKAVIPVAGLGTRMLPATKAIPKEMLPLVDKPLIQYVVNECIAAGINEIILVTHSSKNSIENHFDTSFELEAMLEKRVKRQLLEEVQSICPKHVTIMQVRQGLAKGLGHAVLCAHPLVGDEPVAVILPDVIIDEYESDLQKDNLSEMLQRFSDTGHSQIMVEPVEDVSSYGVVDCKGVELKAGDSAPMVGVVEKPKVSEAPSNLAVVGRYVLSAEIWSLLEKTPPGAGNEIQLTDAIAMLMEKETVEAYHLKGVSHDCGNKLGYMQAFVEYGMRHDSLGGELTQWLQETIEAEEK from the coding sequence ATGTCGATTTTTAATAAAAAAGTAAAAAAAGCGGTTATCCCGGTAGCGGGATTGGGAACGCGCATGTTGCCCGCCACCAAGGCTATTCCCAAAGAGATGCTGCCGTTGGTAGATAAACCGCTAATTCAATATGTTGTCAATGAGTGCATCGCTGCGGGAATCAATGAAATAATTCTGGTCACTCACTCATCCAAGAATTCAATTGAGAACCATTTTGATACCAGCTTTGAGCTGGAAGCCATGCTGGAAAAACGTGTTAAACGTCAGTTGCTGGAAGAAGTTCAATCTATTTGTCCGAAGCACGTTACCATTATGCAGGTTCGTCAGGGGCTGGCTAAAGGGTTAGGGCACGCCGTATTATGCGCGCATCCATTAGTGGGTGATGAACCTGTGGCTGTTATTTTGCCAGACGTGATTATTGATGAATATGAATCGGATCTGCAGAAAGATAATCTGAGCGAAATGTTGCAACGTTTTTCCGATACCGGGCATAGTCAGATTATGGTCGAGCCGGTTGAGGATGTTAGCAGCTATGGCGTAGTAGACTGCAAAGGGGTGGAATTAAAAGCCGGTGATAGCGCGCCAATGGTCGGCGTAGTAGAAAAGCCGAAGGTCTCTGAAGCGCCATCTAATTTAGCCGTTGTCGGCCGGTATGTTCTCTCAGCTGAAATTTGGTCCCTGTTGGAAAAAACACCGCCGGGGGCGGGCAATGAAATTCAGTTAACGGACGCCATCGCCATGTTAATGGAAAAAGAGACGGTAGAAGCGTATCACCTGAAAGGCGTTAGTCACGACTGCGGCAACAAACTGGGGTATATGCAGGCTTTCGTGGAATATGGCATGCGCCATGACAGCCTGGGCGGCGAACTCACCCAATGGCTGCAGGAAACGATTGAAGCGGAAGAAAAATAA
- a CDS encoding thymidine kinase: MAQLYFYYSSMNAGKSTALLQSAYNYQERGMRALVFTAEIDNRNGVGVVSSRIGLSSPALLFNPRTSLFNLLVKEHRSQPVHCVLIDECQFLTREQVGDLSDAVDQLDIPVLCYGLRTDFRAELFSGSHYLLAWADKLIELKTICHCGRKANRVLRLDAQGNPLHEGEQVVIGGNESYVSVCRKHYKMALGLIRGEIE, encoded by the coding sequence ATGGCTCAACTTTATTTTTATTATTCATCAATGAATGCAGGGAAATCCACTGCGCTATTACAGTCGGCATATAACTACCAGGAACGAGGTATGCGGGCGCTGGTTTTCACCGCAGAGATAGATAACCGAAATGGGGTAGGGGTGGTAAGTTCACGCATCGGCCTTTCCTCTCCGGCACTATTGTTCAATCCGCGGACATCGCTATTTAATCTGCTGGTGAAAGAACACCGTAGCCAGCCGGTTCATTGCGTACTAATTGATGAATGCCAGTTCTTGACTCGTGAACAGGTCGGCGATCTTTCCGATGCGGTGGACCAATTGGATATCCCGGTATTGTGTTATGGCTTGCGTACGGATTTTCGCGCTGAGTTGTTTTCGGGCAGTCACTACTTATTAGCCTGGGCGGATAAGCTGATTGAACTCAAAACGATTTGCCATTGCGGTCGTAAAGCGAACCGCGTATTACGGCTCGACGCGCAGGGAAATCCTCTTCATGAAGGGGAACAGGTGGTTATCGGCGGTAATGAAAGCTATGTTTCCGTGTGTAGAAAGCATTATAAAATGGCGTTAGGATTGATCAGAGGTGAAATCGAATAG
- the hns gene encoding histone-like nucleoid-structuring protein H-NS: MSEALKILNNIRTLRAQARECSLDTLEEMLEKLEVVVNERREEESQVQAEVEERARKLQQYRDMLIADGIDPNELLQSLGSVKVAGKSKRAARPAKYQYTDENGEVKTWTGQGRTPAVIKKAIEEQGKSLDDFLL; this comes from the coding sequence ATGAGCGAAGCACTAAAAATTCTAAACAACATCCGTACTCTGCGTGCCCAGGCAAGAGAATGTAGCCTGGACACTTTGGAAGAAATGCTTGAGAAACTGGAAGTCGTGGTAAATGAACGCCGCGAAGAAGAAAGCCAGGTTCAGGCAGAAGTTGAAGAACGTGCACGTAAATTGCAGCAGTATCGCGATATGTTGATTGCCGACGGTATTGACCCTAACGAGCTATTACAATCTTTAGGTTCAGTCAAAGTCGCCGGTAAAAGCAAGCGTGCCGCCCGCCCTGCCAAATATCAATATACCGACGAGAACGGCGAAGTAAAAACCTGGACCGGCCAGGGTCGTACTCCGGCGGTAATCAAAAAAGCGATCGAAGAACAAGGCAAATCTTTAGACGATTTCCTGCTCTAA
- a CDS encoding trimeric intracellular cation channel family protein, whose protein sequence is MLTYIYLIAITAEGMSGALAAGRRNMDIFGVGMIAFITALGGGTVRDILLGNYPIGWTQHPGYIYLTIGAGLFTIIIARVMHHLHRLFLVLDAMGLIAFTIIGCNVALALNYSLTVVIMAGIMTGIFGGILRDIFCNRTPMVLKKELYASVSLLVALLYLGLKSLNVNHDINLLVSFAIGLSLRLAAIRWSWQLPVFSYGPGSWKS, encoded by the coding sequence GTGCTGACTTACATCTATCTGATCGCCATTACCGCTGAAGGCATGTCTGGCGCGCTGGCCGCCGGGCGCCGTAATATGGATATTTTCGGTGTCGGCATGATTGCGTTTATCACCGCGCTGGGCGGCGGCACGGTGCGCGATATCCTCCTTGGCAACTATCCCATCGGCTGGACGCAGCACCCCGGTTATATCTATCTCACCATCGGCGCCGGTCTCTTTACCATTATCATTGCGCGCGTTATGCACCATTTGCACCGCCTGTTTCTGGTGCTGGACGCCATGGGGCTGATCGCCTTTACCATTATCGGCTGCAATGTCGCGCTGGCGCTGAATTATTCCCTGACGGTGGTGATTATGGCCGGGATTATGACGGGGATTTTCGGCGGCATTCTGCGCGATATTTTTTGTAACCGCACCCCGATGGTATTAAAGAAAGAGCTTTATGCCAGCGTTTCGCTGCTGGTGGCGCTGCTGTATCTGGGGTTGAAGTCGCTCAATGTGAATCATGATATCAACCTGCTGGTTTCTTTCGCCATTGGCCTGTCGCTACGTCTGGCGGCGATCCGCTGGTCGTGGCAACTGCCGGTTTTTTCTTACGGGCCGGGGAGTTGGAAGAGTTAA
- the rssA gene encoding patatin-like phospholipase RssA gives MRQIKVGLALSSGAARGWAHIGVIKALTELGIEVDVVAGCSVGALVGAAYATHRLDAMERWVSAFGYWDVIRLMDLSWQRGGLLRGDRVFNNVKHLLRTQRIEDCDIKYGAVATNLSTGRELWLTKGDLHQSIRASCSIPGLLSPVRFNGYWLVDGAVVNPVPVSLTRALGADIVIAVDLQQEASLNHHDFLSIKPTAPEPEVGVVANNWRGKIRERLLRGHRQRTEVSPTAMEIMSTSIQILENRLKMTRMAGDPPDVILQPYCPQIATLDFHRAQEAIEAGRQAVEKKRDELLPLVNKSH, from the coding sequence ATGCGACAGATAAAAGTTGGTCTGGCATTAAGCTCCGGGGCCGCCAGAGGATGGGCTCACATTGGCGTTATCAAGGCGCTGACGGAGCTGGGAATTGAAGTTGACGTGGTAGCCGGTTGCTCCGTCGGCGCCTTGGTCGGCGCCGCTTATGCGACGCACCGGCTGGATGCCATGGAACGCTGGGTCAGCGCATTTGGCTATTGGGACGTTATCCGCCTGATGGATCTCTCCTGGCAGCGCGGCGGTCTCTTACGCGGCGACAGAGTGTTTAATAATGTAAAGCATCTGTTACGTACGCAACGGATTGAGGATTGTGATATTAAATATGGCGCAGTGGCGACCAATCTGAGCACCGGGCGGGAGCTTTGGTTGACGAAAGGGGATTTGCATCAATCTATCAGAGCATCTTGCAGCATACCCGGCCTGTTGTCTCCCGTTCGCTTTAATGGCTATTGGCTGGTGGATGGCGCGGTGGTGAATCCGGTGCCGGTATCGTTGACCCGGGCACTGGGGGCCGATATTGTGATTGCCGTTGATTTGCAGCAGGAGGCCAGCCTTAACCATCACGATTTTCTATCAATTAAACCGACGGCGCCGGAACCTGAAGTGGGTGTGGTTGCCAATAACTGGCGCGGTAAAATTCGTGAGCGTTTGTTAAGGGGGCATCGCCAGCGCACCGAGGTCTCGCCAACGGCGATGGAAATCATGAGCACATCAATTCAGATTCTTGAAAACAGACTGAAGATGACCCGGATGGCGGGCGACCCGCCTGATGTGATCTTACAGCCTTATTGCCCGCAGATCGCCACTCTGGATTTTCATCGGGCGCAGGAAGCGATAGAGGCCGGTCGCCAGGCCGTGGAGAAGAAACGTGATGAATTGCTGCCTTTGGTCAACAAGTCGCACTGA